From Cellulomonas chengniuliangii, the proteins below share one genomic window:
- the ndk gene encoding nucleoside-diphosphate kinase: MTDAPHTERTLILVKPDGVRRGLVGEVLRRVEAKGYTLLAVELRTADEALLAEHYAEHEGKPFFRPLVDFMASGPVLAVVAEGERVIEGFRVIAGATDPTTAAPGSIRGDLGRDWGLAVTQNLVHGSDSPESAEREIKLWFPGL; this comes from the coding sequence ATGACTGACGCACCCCACACCGAGCGCACTCTCATCCTGGTCAAGCCCGACGGGGTCCGCCGCGGGCTCGTCGGGGAGGTCCTGCGCCGCGTCGAGGCCAAGGGCTACACCCTGCTGGCCGTCGAGCTGCGCACCGCCGACGAGGCGCTGCTCGCCGAGCACTACGCCGAGCACGAGGGCAAGCCGTTCTTCCGCCCGCTGGTCGACTTCATGGCCTCGGGCCCGGTCCTCGCGGTCGTCGCCGAGGGCGAGCGGGTGATCGAGGGCTTCCGCGTCATCGCCGGCGCCACGGACCCGACGACCGCCGCCCCCGGCTCGATCCGCGGCGACCTCGGCCGCGACTGGGGCCTGGCCGTCACGCAGAACCTGGTGCACGGCTCGGACTCCCCGGAGTCGGCCGAGCGCGAGATCAAGCTCTGGTTCCCCGGCCTCTGA
- a CDS encoding DUF4233 domain-containing protein, translated as MSTPAPVVRRKRPARLQFTSTILLLEAFLVLLVTLVAHGLAAIDEGGPSRAAIWLVGGALMLMLVVLSRLMTWPGGYAAGSVAQVLVLATGIVVPMMFVVGGIFVVMWVVSLRLGGRIDRERAEWAAAHPEDYPEG; from the coding sequence ATGAGCACCCCCGCGCCGGTCGTCCGTCGCAAGCGTCCCGCGCGCCTGCAGTTCACCTCGACGATCCTTCTGCTCGAGGCGTTCCTGGTGCTGCTGGTGACGCTGGTGGCGCACGGGCTGGCGGCCATCGACGAGGGCGGCCCGTCGCGCGCGGCGATCTGGCTCGTCGGCGGGGCCCTGATGCTCATGCTCGTCGTCCTGTCACGGCTGATGACGTGGCCCGGCGGCTACGCCGCGGGATCGGTGGCGCAGGTGCTGGTGCTGGCGACGGGCATCGTCGTGCCGATGATGTTCGTGGTCGGCGGGATCTTCGTGGTGATGTGGGTGGTGTCGCTGCGGCTGGGCGGGCGCATCGACCGGGAGCGCGCCGAGTGGGCGGCAGCCCACCCGGAGGACTACCCCGAAGGCTGA
- a CDS encoding MDR family MFS transporter — MTATAPPLPASGQPLVVLTKRTVWLIFGALMASMFLSSLDQSIVGTAMPTIVGELSGVEHQGWVVTAYILAIAIVMPLYGKFGDLWGRRWPFLVAIGLFTIASAGAGFAQTFAELVAWRGVQGLGGGGLMILSQAIIADIVPAKERGKYMGPMGALFGIAAVLGPLLGGLFTDHLDWRWCFWINIPVGIAAFLTAWFTLKLPSHRSDKKIDVAGIVLMVIATSALVLVTSWSSWSGRDDYDWGDPLLIGLTLATVVAAVAFVLVERVAQEPLIPLRLFKNRTFAIATTVGLIIGMGMFAALGFLPTFLQMSTGSGVTESGYLMLPMMAGVMLTAIGSGFAITRTGRYRVYPIVGMAIATGGLVWLTQLEGDMSMVLFGAMIFVLGAGLGLVMQTIVLAVQNAVDPHELGTATSSNNFFREIGAAVGVALFSTIFTGRLSDRLGTVFAEAPAGSLPEGAGTSTLTPALVAQLPEPLHQGVVEAFTDALAPAFWYLVPLVAVAFVLTLFLREVTLSNEAGMVARGEALAAPEPGADASGEPVLVAGGEPEVGPEGPRARRDAGSLDG, encoded by the coding sequence CCAGCCAGCGGACAGCCGCTGGTCGTCCTCACCAAGCGCACCGTCTGGCTGATCTTCGGCGCCCTCATGGCGAGCATGTTCCTGTCCTCGCTCGACCAGTCGATCGTCGGCACCGCGATGCCGACGATCGTCGGCGAGCTCAGCGGCGTCGAGCACCAGGGCTGGGTGGTGACGGCGTACATCCTCGCGATCGCCATCGTCATGCCGCTCTACGGCAAGTTCGGCGACCTGTGGGGCCGCCGCTGGCCCTTCCTCGTCGCCATCGGCCTGTTCACCATCGCCTCGGCGGGCGCCGGCTTCGCTCAGACGTTCGCCGAGCTGGTCGCCTGGCGCGGCGTGCAGGGGCTGGGCGGCGGCGGTCTGATGATCCTGTCCCAGGCGATCATCGCCGACATCGTGCCCGCCAAGGAGCGCGGCAAGTACATGGGCCCGATGGGCGCCCTCTTCGGCATCGCCGCGGTCCTCGGCCCGTTGCTCGGGGGACTGTTCACCGACCACCTCGACTGGCGCTGGTGCTTCTGGATCAACATCCCCGTCGGCATCGCGGCGTTCCTCACGGCCTGGTTCACGCTCAAGCTGCCCAGCCACCGCTCCGACAAGAAGATCGACGTCGCGGGCATCGTGCTCATGGTCATCGCCACCTCCGCGCTGGTGCTCGTCACGAGCTGGTCGAGCTGGAGCGGGCGCGACGACTACGACTGGGGCGACCCGCTGCTGATCGGCCTCACGCTGGCGACGGTCGTCGCGGCGGTGGCGTTCGTGCTGGTCGAGCGCGTCGCGCAGGAGCCGCTGATCCCGCTGCGCCTGTTCAAGAACCGCACGTTCGCGATCGCCACCACGGTGGGCCTGATCATCGGGATGGGCATGTTCGCGGCCCTGGGCTTCCTACCCACGTTCCTGCAGATGTCCACCGGCTCGGGCGTCACCGAGTCCGGGTACCTCATGCTGCCGATGATGGCGGGCGTCATGCTCACGGCCATCGGCTCGGGCTTCGCGATCACCCGGACAGGCCGCTACCGCGTCTACCCGATCGTCGGCATGGCGATCGCCACGGGCGGCCTCGTCTGGCTGACGCAGCTCGAGGGCGACATGTCCATGGTGCTGTTCGGGGCGATGATCTTCGTCCTCGGCGCCGGCCTCGGGCTCGTCATGCAGACCATCGTGCTCGCCGTCCAGAACGCCGTCGACCCGCACGAGCTCGGCACGGCGACCAGCTCGAACAACTTCTTCCGCGAGATCGGCGCCGCGGTGGGCGTCGCGCTGTTCAGCACGATCTTCACCGGCCGCCTCTCCGACCGCCTGGGGACCGTCTTCGCCGAGGCGCCGGCCGGGAGCCTGCCCGAGGGCGCCGGGACGTCCACCCTGACACCGGCCCTCGTCGCCCAGCTGCCGGAGCCGTTGCACCAGGGCGTCGTCGAGGCGTTCACCGACGCCCTGGCGCCCGCGTTCTGGTACCTCGTGCCGCTCGTCGCGGTGGCCTTCGTGCTGACCCTGTTCCTGCGCGAGGTCACGCTCTCGAACGAGGCCGGGATGGTCGCGCGTGGCGAGGCCCTCGCCGCCCCCGAGCCCGGCGCCGACGCCTCCGGCGAGCCGGTGCTCGTCGCAGGCGGCGAGCCCGAGGTCGGGCCGGAGGGCCCGAGGGCTCGTCGCGACGCCGGTAGCCTGGACGGATGA